The Vicia villosa cultivar HV-30 ecotype Madison, WI unplaced genomic scaffold, Vvil1.0 ctg.000428F_1_1, whole genome shotgun sequence genome contains a region encoding:
- the LOC131628172 gene encoding uncharacterized protein LOC131628172 — MATNPPNSSTQPSSSDVPSVASSAAAKIHQPVGDIGWKFNHLKDLNNRRRVTCNFCNETSTGGISRAKQHQLGIKGNVKACTQTPEDVKLILQEHEDKKLAAKKSISGEVHEDDDEASRLLEISRIRSGKRPAEEGSMPTAKKNTKGPLDVIYYRKPEENLKKGKQTSLNDACDKKARASCCQYIARFFYRNGIAFNVAKSKSFKLMVEAIGMYGAHLKPPSYHELRVPLLQDELRLTHEMLSTNKKEQEKYGCSIMSDGWTDTKGRTLINFLVNSPAGTMFVKSVDASADMKTGQKLFQLLDSFVEEIGESNVVQLVTDNGSNYVLAGRHLQVSRPKIFWTPCAAHCLDLMLEDIGKIPKVKKVIQKGMTLVGFIYNHSLVLNLMREKLESELVRSGVTRFATNFLTLHRLHILKAKIRTMFTSEEWLNLNASKEVKGKKAAAIVLQVSFWEDIVYTLKAMGPLVKVLRLVDNEKRPAMGSIYHAMLEAKEFIQRNFNNNENKYKDIIDIVDRRWSIQLHHPLHAAGYYLNPKYFYTNPMIENDATLLDGLYACINKLSANAKVVDAIHGDLAKYKMGVDHFGLTEAVRQRDTISPAEWWKRYGAKTPDLQLLAIKILSLTCSSSGCERNWSAFEHIHSKKRNRLEHQMLQDLVFIKYNQTLKERFDSDDMIDPVVMEDDIDTTNLWLLGGEDEVQPDDDMVFDGDDLSWLDVEIASGAVEPIINTRSQAALQKKATTAAPSSSRSKGKAKEVVVVDDEFGDQDYLGEGEEDEEDEENEEDGGSDDEDMEFNDS; from the exons ATGGCAACTAATCCTCCAAATAGTTCTACTCAACCATCATCATCCGATGTTCCATCTGTGGCTTCTTCGGCTGCTGCTAAGATACACCAACCAGTCGGTGATATAGGCTGGAAATTCAATCACTTGAAAGACTTGAATAATAGGAGGAGGGTTACTTGTAATTTTTGTAACGAAACATCGACCGGAGGAATTTCAAGAGCTAAGCAACATCAATTAGGAATAAAAGGAAATGTGAAGGCTTGCACTCAAACACCGGAAGATGTTAAGCTGATTTTACAAGAGCATGAAGATAAGAAATTGGCTGCCAAAAAATCTATTTCAGGTGAAGtccatgaagatgatgatgaggctTCACGGCTGTTAGAGATATCTAGGATCCGAAGTGGGAAAAGGCCGGCTGAAGAAGGGAGTATGCCAACTGCCAAGAAGAATACAAAAGGGCCGTTGGATGTAATTTACTATAGGAAACCGGAGGAAAATTTGAAGAAAGGAAAGCAAACAAGCTTGAATGATGCTTGTGATAAGAAGGCAAGAGCGAGTTGTTGTCAATACATAGCCCGTTTCTTTTATCGGAATGGAATTGCTTTCAATGTTGCAAAATCAAAGAGTTTCAAATTGATGGTTGAAGCAATTGGTATGTATGGTGCACATTTGAAGCCTCCAAGCTACCATGAGTTGCGAGTTCCTTTGCTTCAAGATGAGTTGAGACTTACACATGAGATGTTGAGTACTAATAAGAAAGAACAAGAAAAGTATGGTTGTTCCATAATGTCTGATGGTTGGACCGATACAAAGGGAAGAACATTGATAAACTTTTTGGTTAATTCTCCTGCAGGAACAATGTTTGTTAAAAGTGTTGATGCTTCTGCCGACATGAAAACTGGACAAAAGTTGTTTCAACTTTTGGATAGCTTTGTTGAAGAGATTGGTGAAAGTAATGTTGTGCAGTTAGTTACTGATAATGGAAGCAATTATGTCTTGGCTGGTAGACATCTTCAAGTATCAagaccaaaaatattttggacTCCATGTGCTGCTCATTGTCTAGACTTGATGCTAGAAGACATCGGAAAAATTCCTAAAGTCAAGAAGGTTATACAAAAAGGAATGACACTCGTGGGCTTCATTTACAACCATTCTTTGGTTTTAAATTTAATGAGGGAGAAGTTAGAAAGTGAGTTGGTTAGAAGTGGAGTCACAAGGTTTGCCACAAACTTTCTTACTTTGCACAGATTGCACATTCTAAAGGCAAAAATTAGAACCATGTTCACTTCTGAAGAATGGTTGAACTTGAATGCAAGTAAGGAGGTGAAAGGAAAGAAGGCGGCTGCTATTGTACTTCAAGTATCATTTTGGGAGGATATTGTGTACACTCTTAAAGCTATGGGACCTCTTGTAAAAGTGCTTAGGCTTGTTGATAATGAAAAAAGGCCGGCAATGGGTAGCATCTATCATGCAATGTTGGAAGCCAAAGAGTTtattcaaagaaacttcaacaaCAATGAAAACAAGTACAAAGACATCATTGATATTGTTGATAGAAGATGGAGTATACAACTTCATCATCCGTTACACGCAGCTGGGTATTATCTTAATCCGAAATACTTTTATACCAATCCAATGATTGAGAATGACGCTACATTGTTGGATGGCCTTTATGCATGCATTAACAAGCTTTCTGCAAATGCTAAAGTTGTTGATGCCATCCATGGAGACTTGGCGAAATATAAGATGGGTGTGGACCACTTTGGATTGACAGAAGCGGTAAGGCAAAGAGACACTATATCTCCTG CTGAGTGGTGGAAGAGGTATGGAGCAAAAACACCAGATTTGCAGCTCCTTGCAATCAAAATATTGAGTTTGACTTGTAGCTCATCGGGTTGTGAGCGGAATTGGAGTGCTTTTGAGCAT atTCATTCCAAGAAAAGAAATAGACTTGAAcatcaaatgttgcaagacttaGTTTTTATCAAGTATAACCAAACTTTGAAGGAGCGCTTTGATAGTGATGATATGATTGATCCTGTGGTTATGGAGGATGATATTGATACAACTAACCTATGGTTGTTGGGAGGTGAAGATGAGGTTCAACCTGATGATGATATGGTGTTTGATGGTGATGATTTGTCTTGGCTAGATGTTGAAATTGCAAGTGGTGCTGTTGAGCCAATAATCAACACTAGAAGTCAAGCAGCATTGCAGAAAAAGGCAACTACAGCTGCACCTTCTTCCTCTAGATCTAAGGGAAAAGCAAAGGAAGTGGTAGTAGTAGATGATGAATTTGGTGATCAAGACTATCTTGGAGAaggtgaagaggatgaagaggatgaagaaaatgaagaggatggtggaagtgatgatgaAGACATGGAATTTAATGAttcttga